One window of the Bradyrhizobium sp. NP1 genome contains the following:
- a CDS encoding DUF3551 domain-containing protein, which produces MKAFLKLGVPAAAFVVAASFGALTSTSASAGDYCRQDVTGHMTGCGFSSMEQCQSASAGIGGDCFRDPNLPAATANATSNIDRNAYAYQPNGRVTKRSRAHGSEANTNQ; this is translated from the coding sequence ATGAAAGCATTCCTGAAACTTGGTGTGCCGGCTGCGGCGTTCGTGGTCGCAGCCTCTTTTGGCGCACTGACATCGACCAGCGCGAGTGCCGGCGACTATTGCCGCCAGGACGTCACCGGTCACATGACCGGCTGCGGCTTCTCCTCCATGGAGCAATGTCAGTCGGCCTCGGCCGGGATCGGCGGCGACTGCTTCCGCGATCCGAATCTGCCCGCCGCCACCGCTAACGCTACCAGCAACATCGACCGCAACGCCTACGCCTATCAGCCGAACGGCCGCGTGACCAAGCGCAGCCGCGCGCACGGCAGCGAGGCCAACACCAACCAGTAA
- a CDS encoding efflux RND transporter periplasmic adaptor subunit, producing MSTEDVKTPSRRSLLTVAAAALLLAAGVVGYGFISRAQSKQEVVDWTAAQAVPTVALAPLVAGAPNQVLTLPGNIQPLNRAAVFARVNGYVKSWDHDIGSPVKAGQALASIDAPDLDQQLSQAEATLASVRANLQLANLTAGRNAVLLQKQIVAQQLADQTAADAKAKEAVVDANEANVRQLQAMQSFKTLAAPFDGVVTARNIEIGMLINSGGSGQPLFEVSDLHRVRIYVQVPQAFSAGLAPGMKAKFDMPQYPGVQFDATVSHVAKAINPNSHSMQVELQADNSAGKFYGGSYCNVHFEIPTDGNLVKIPSTALIMGNQGTQVAALDGQDKVVLKNVQLGRDLGDSVEVVSGLAPSDRIINNPPETLVSGDTVRLAATSSQGSAVTAASASSASAR from the coding sequence ATGTCCACGGAAGACGTCAAGACCCCGAGCCGGCGCAGCCTCCTGACCGTCGCCGCAGCCGCGCTCCTGCTCGCGGCAGGCGTGGTCGGCTATGGCTTCATCAGCCGCGCGCAAAGCAAGCAGGAAGTCGTGGACTGGACCGCGGCGCAGGCGGTCCCGACCGTGGCGCTGGCGCCGCTCGTGGCCGGCGCTCCGAACCAGGTGCTGACCCTGCCGGGCAACATCCAGCCCCTCAATCGCGCCGCGGTGTTCGCGCGGGTCAACGGCTATGTGAAAAGCTGGGACCATGACATCGGCTCACCGGTCAAGGCCGGACAGGCGCTCGCCAGCATCGATGCTCCCGATCTCGACCAGCAGCTCAGCCAGGCCGAGGCGACGCTGGCAAGCGTGCGGGCCAACCTGCAACTTGCAAATCTCACCGCCGGCCGCAACGCCGTCCTGCTGCAAAAGCAGATCGTCGCCCAGCAGCTTGCCGACCAGACCGCCGCCGACGCCAAGGCGAAGGAGGCGGTGGTCGACGCCAATGAGGCCAATGTCCGCCAGCTCCAGGCGATGCAGTCGTTCAAGACGCTCGCCGCGCCGTTCGACGGCGTCGTGACGGCCCGCAACATCGAGATCGGAATGCTGATTAATTCCGGCGGCTCCGGCCAGCCGCTGTTCGAGGTGTCGGACCTGCACCGGGTTCGCATCTACGTGCAGGTGCCGCAAGCCTTCTCGGCCGGCCTTGCCCCCGGCATGAAGGCGAAGTTCGACATGCCGCAATATCCGGGCGTGCAGTTCGACGCGACGGTCTCCCATGTCGCCAAGGCCATCAACCCGAACTCACACAGCATGCAGGTTGAGCTCCAGGCCGACAACAGCGCCGGAAAATTCTACGGCGGCAGCTACTGCAACGTGCATTTCGAAATTCCGACCGACGGCAACCTGGTGAAGATCCCCTCGACCGCGCTGATCATGGGCAATCAGGGCACGCAGGTTGCAGCCCTCGACGGTCAGGACAAGGTCGTGCTCAAGAACGTGCAGCTGGGCCGCGATCTCGGCGACAGTGTCGAGGTCGTCAGCGGCCTTGCGCCGTCCGACCGGATCATCAACAACCCGCCGGAGACGCTCGTGAGCGGCGACACGGTTCGCCTCGCTGCTACATCATCGCAGGGCAGCGCTGTGACCGCGGCATCGGCTTCGTCCGCGTCCGCGCGGTGA
- a CDS encoding efflux RND transporter permease subunit: MIGIVRLALRRPYTFIVMALLILIFGTVSALRTPTDIFPNINIPVISVVFSYTGLPADDMAGRIVTFYERSLPNSVNDIEHIESQSIVNYGIIKIFFQPTVNINAALAQVNGMSQTVLKQMPPGITPPLILSFNASSVPIFQLALSSDQMSETQIFDSALNFIRPALAPVPGAALPLPFGGKVRQVQADLNQRALHQYGVSANDVINALSLQNLITPVGTQKIGSYEYTINLNDSPKAIDAFNNLPIKTVNGTVIYMRDVAFVHDGSPPQTNAVHVNGASAVLLTIMKAGASSTLDIINGVKSLLPSVSQTLPNSLKLTAVGDQSVFVTDAVSSVVREGVIAAVLTGIMILLFLGSWRSTLIITLSIPLAVLAALSGLSLLGETINVMTLGGLALAVGILVDDATVTIENINWHLEQGKPIEPAILDGAQQIVVPATVSLLCICIAFVPMFGLGGVAGYLFRPLAEAVMLALAASYVLSRTLVPTLANYLLRHQHRHGAADAAATVSRNPLARFQRGFERLFDQVHSTYLGLLQLCLHNRIKVIAGFLAFSLLSFGLAPYLGQDFFPTVDGGQIKLHVRAPTGTRIEETTRLTDRIAASIHGIIPPRELDGIVSNIGLTISGINMAYNNSGTIGVGDADILINLKPDHAPTDSYIKAMRQKLPRQFPGTSFAFLPADIVGQVLNFGVPAPIDLQVAGQDLAADRHYANALLTKVRAIPGIADARIQQAFEQPTLDVNVDRSLTSLVGLSEKDVATAMLTTLSGSSQSAPTYWLNPANGVSYAVSVQTPQRDINSMTGLKNIPVTSPAGTNPQLLGGLAQVERTHSNAVVSHYNVRPVVDIYATPQGRDLGALASDIQQVLHDTAKDLPKGASVALRGQVSTMTSAYQQLFVGLAAAIVLIYLLIVINFQSWVDPLVIVMALPTALAGIVWMLFATETTLSVPALTGAIMCMGVATANSILVISFARERMAAGANAMQAAFEAGGARFRPVLMTALAMVIGMLPMAIEPGQNTPLGRAVIGGLIFATCATLFLVPTIFGLVHRRRHTTAHHADGVPSPSH, encoded by the coding sequence ATGATTGGAATCGTTCGGCTCGCCCTGCGGCGGCCCTATACCTTCATCGTCATGGCGTTGCTGATCCTGATCTTCGGCACCGTATCGGCGCTACGGACGCCGACCGACATCTTCCCGAACATCAACATCCCCGTCATCAGCGTGGTGTTCAGCTACACCGGCCTGCCGGCCGACGATATGGCCGGCCGCATCGTCACCTTCTATGAGCGCTCGCTGCCCAACAGCGTCAACGACATCGAGCACATCGAATCGCAGTCGATCGTCAACTACGGCATCATCAAGATTTTCTTTCAGCCCACCGTGAACATCAATGCCGCGCTGGCGCAGGTCAACGGCATGTCGCAGACCGTGCTGAAGCAGATGCCGCCCGGCATCACGCCGCCGTTGATCCTGAGCTTCAACGCTTCCAGCGTTCCGATCTTCCAGCTTGCGCTCTCGAGCGACCAGATGTCGGAAACGCAGATCTTCGACTCGGCGCTCAATTTCATCCGCCCGGCGCTAGCTCCGGTTCCCGGGGCCGCGCTACCGCTGCCTTTCGGCGGCAAGGTGCGGCAGGTCCAGGCCGACCTCAACCAGCGCGCGCTGCATCAATACGGCGTTTCCGCCAACGACGTCATCAACGCGCTGTCGCTGCAGAACCTCATCACGCCGGTCGGAACGCAGAAGATCGGCAGCTACGAATATACGATCAACCTGAACGATTCACCGAAGGCGATCGACGCCTTCAACAACCTGCCGATCAAGACCGTCAACGGCACCGTGATCTACATGCGCGACGTCGCCTTCGTCCATGACGGCAGTCCACCGCAGACCAATGCCGTTCACGTCAACGGGGCGAGCGCCGTGCTGCTGACCATCATGAAGGCGGGCGCGAGCTCGACGCTCGACATCATCAACGGTGTCAAGAGCCTGCTGCCCTCGGTGTCGCAAACGCTTCCGAACAGCCTGAAGCTGACGGCCGTCGGCGACCAGTCGGTGTTCGTCACCGACGCGGTGTCGAGCGTGGTCCGGGAGGGCGTGATTGCGGCGGTGCTGACCGGGATCATGATCCTGCTGTTTCTCGGCAGCTGGCGCTCGACCCTGATCATCACGCTCTCGATCCCGCTGGCGGTTCTGGCCGCGCTGAGCGGCCTTTCGCTGCTCGGCGAAACCATCAACGTCATGACGCTCGGTGGACTGGCGCTCGCCGTCGGCATCCTGGTCGACGACGCCACCGTCACGATCGAGAACATCAACTGGCATCTCGAGCAGGGCAAGCCGATCGAGCCCGCGATCCTCGACGGTGCGCAGCAGATCGTCGTGCCGGCCACGGTGTCGCTGCTCTGCATCTGCATCGCTTTCGTGCCGATGTTCGGGCTCGGCGGCGTTGCCGGCTATCTGTTCCGGCCGCTCGCCGAGGCGGTGATGCTGGCGCTCGCCGCCTCCTACGTGCTGTCGCGCACGCTGGTGCCGACGCTCGCGAACTATCTGTTGCGCCATCAGCACCGGCACGGGGCGGCCGATGCGGCCGCAACCGTGAGCCGCAATCCGCTGGCGCGATTCCAGCGCGGCTTCGAGCGCCTGTTCGACCAGGTGCACAGCACCTATCTCGGCCTGCTGCAGCTTTGCCTGCACAACCGGATCAAGGTGATCGCGGGCTTCCTGGCCTTCAGCCTCCTGTCGTTCGGCCTTGCGCCCTATCTCGGGCAGGACTTCTTCCCCACGGTCGACGGCGGCCAGATCAAGCTGCATGTCCGCGCCCCCACGGGGACGCGGATCGAGGAGACGACGCGCCTGACCGACCGGATCGCCGCCTCCATTCACGGCATCATTCCCCCGCGCGAGCTGGACGGCATCGTGAGCAATATCGGGCTCACCATCAGCGGCATCAACATGGCCTACAACAACTCCGGCACCATCGGTGTCGGCGACGCCGACATCCTGATCAACCTCAAGCCCGATCACGCGCCGACCGACAGCTACATCAAGGCGATGCGGCAGAAGCTGCCGCGGCAGTTTCCCGGCACCAGCTTCGCGTTCCTGCCGGCGGATATCGTCGGCCAGGTGTTGAATTTCGGCGTGCCCGCTCCGATCGACCTGCAGGTGGCCGGCCAGGATCTCGCGGCAGACCGCCACTACGCCAATGCCCTGCTGACGAAGGTCAGAGCCATTCCGGGCATTGCCGATGCGCGCATCCAGCAGGCGTTCGAGCAACCGACCCTCGACGTCAACGTCGACCGCTCGCTGACCTCGCTGGTGGGCCTCTCCGAAAAGGATGTCGCCACCGCCATGCTGACGACGCTGTCGGGAAGCTCGCAGTCCGCGCCGACCTACTGGCTGAACCCGGCCAACGGCGTGTCCTACGCGGTCTCGGTGCAGACGCCGCAACGCGACATCAACAGCATGACCGGCCTGAAGAACATTCCGGTGACTTCTCCGGCCGGGACCAATCCGCAGCTGCTCGGCGGTCTCGCGCAGGTCGAGCGGACCCACAGCAATGCCGTGGTGTCGCATTACAACGTCCGCCCGGTGGTCGACATCTATGCGACGCCGCAAGGCCGCGATCTCGGCGCGCTGGCATCCGACATCCAGCAGGTGCTCCATGACACGGCAAAGGACCTGCCGAAGGGCGCGAGCGTCGCGCTGCGCGGCCAGGTCAGCACGATGACGAGCGCCTACCAGCAGCTCTTCGTCGGCCTCGCAGCCGCGATCGTGCTGATCTATCTGCTGATCGTCATCAACTTCCAGTCCTGGGTCGATCCCCTCGTCATCGTCATGGCGCTGCCGACCGCACTCGCCGGCATCGTCTGGATGCTGTTCGCGACCGAAACGACGCTATCCGTTCCCGCGCTCACCGGCGCGATAATGTGCATGGGCGTCGCGACCGCCAACAGCATCCTGGTGATCAGCTTTGCCCGCGAGCGGATGGCCGCCGGCGCGAACGCCATGCAGGCCGCGTTCGAGGCCGGCGGCGCCCGGTTCCGGCCCGTGCTGATGACGGCGCTCGCGATGGTGATCGGGATGCTGCCGATGGCGATCGAACCCGGACAGAACACGCCGTTGGGGCGCGCGGTGATCGGCGGGCTGATCTTCGCGACCTGCGCCACCCTGTTTCTGGTGCCGACGATCTTCGGCCTGGTGCATCGCCGGCGGCATACGACCGCCCATCACGCCGACGGCGTTCCCTCGCCGTCGCATTGA
- a CDS encoding LysR family transcriptional regulator, which produces MDLNLLVVFDAIMRERSVTRAGQRLGLSQPAMSHALTRLRHMLKDELFVRSPHGMMPTPRAEQLATPIRVALDGLQQSLEPDHFDPARATTTFRIAVDNYAAIVLVAPIAAHVARLAAGVRLDFRPSGTLDVPEQLDRSELHLAIGPSAVQGERFSRRRLLQDQFVVVHRKAHPAAKAKEISTEQLANLPQLEISSALVGPDFAESESGKARPGARPAMRAPFLSAGRILATSDLVSVLPLNVARSLMRSHDLVFRRLSRSPKPIEAAMIWLRRLDNQPAHAWLRDVIARVTGDLQS; this is translated from the coding sequence ATGGACCTCAATCTGCTGGTGGTGTTCGACGCCATCATGCGGGAGCGGTCGGTCACGCGGGCCGGGCAGCGGCTCGGGCTCAGCCAGCCGGCGATGAGCCATGCCCTGACCCGGCTACGGCACATGCTGAAGGACGAGCTGTTTGTCCGCAGCCCGCACGGCATGATGCCGACGCCGCGGGCCGAACAGCTTGCAACGCCGATCAGGGTTGCGCTTGACGGGTTGCAGCAGTCGCTGGAGCCGGATCACTTCGATCCAGCGCGGGCGACGACGACCTTTCGCATTGCCGTCGACAATTATGCGGCGATCGTGCTGGTCGCGCCGATTGCGGCGCATGTCGCGAGGCTTGCCGCCGGCGTAAGGCTGGATTTCCGGCCAAGCGGCACCCTCGATGTGCCGGAGCAACTCGATCGCAGCGAACTGCATCTGGCGATTGGTCCTTCAGCCGTCCAGGGCGAGCGGTTCTCGCGGCGGCGGCTCCTGCAGGATCAGTTCGTCGTGGTGCATCGCAAGGCGCATCCGGCGGCGAAGGCAAAGGAAATCTCGACGGAGCAACTCGCAAACCTGCCGCAACTGGAAATCTCGTCGGCGCTGGTCGGGCCGGATTTTGCGGAGAGCGAGTCCGGGAAAGCCAGGCCCGGGGCGAGGCCGGCCATGCGCGCGCCATTCCTGTCGGCAGGGAGGATTCTCGCCACGTCCGATCTGGTGTCGGTGCTCCCGCTGAACGTCGCCAGAAGTCTGATGCGGTCACACGATCTGGTGTTCCGCCGGCTGTCGCGTTCACCCAAGCCGATCGAAGCGGCAATGATCTGGCTGCGACGGCTCGACAACCAGCCTGCACATGCCTGGCTGCGCGATGTCATCGCGCGCGTAACCGGTGATCTGCAAAGCTAG